One Solirubrobacter pauli DNA segment encodes these proteins:
- a CDS encoding type IV toxin-antitoxin system AbiEi family antitoxin domain-containing protein, whose product MEIATIAGRQHGIVTIAQLLAWYSEATVRRRVREGRLHRVHRGVYAVGHAGLSREGIWLAAVLASGANAALSHLSAAAHWKVSRWPVCLTSVVTVSKHAPDGVDVHRTTHLDARDVTVWRGIPVTNVARMLVDLTDVLTAHQLAYVIHEAEFRRIFSERATHAAMDRARGRRGLGKLKRALELHADGSAGTRSAKEDAFLEGQLVEPLVNTRIEVDFHWPDEQRVVEVDGHGHRRQATRREDARRDAALRQRGWSVERRAS is encoded by the coding sequence GTGGAGATCGCCACGATCGCCGGCCGGCAGCACGGGATCGTGACGATCGCGCAGCTCCTCGCCTGGTACAGCGAGGCGACCGTCCGACGGCGCGTCCGCGAGGGGCGGCTGCACCGCGTTCACCGCGGCGTCTACGCCGTCGGGCACGCTGGGCTCTCGCGCGAGGGGATTTGGCTCGCCGCGGTGCTCGCGTCCGGCGCGAACGCCGCCCTGAGCCACCTCTCGGCCGCAGCCCACTGGAAGGTGTCGCGTTGGCCCGTCTGCCTCACCAGCGTCGTGACCGTCTCCAAGCACGCGCCCGACGGGGTCGACGTCCACCGCACCACGCACCTCGACGCGCGAGATGTGACGGTCTGGCGTGGCATACCCGTGACCAACGTCGCGCGGATGCTCGTCGACCTCACCGACGTCCTTACGGCCCATCAGCTCGCATACGTCATCCATGAGGCCGAGTTCAGGCGCATCTTCAGCGAGCGCGCCACGCACGCGGCCATGGACCGCGCGCGGGGGCGGCGCGGGCTCGGGAAGCTCAAACGGGCACTCGAGCTTCACGCCGACGGCTCAGCCGGCACCCGCAGCGCGAAGGAGGACGCGTTCCTCGAAGGCCAACTGGTCGAGCCGCTGGTCAACACGAGGATCGAGGTCGACTTCCACTGGCCCGACGAGCAGCGCGTGGTCGAGGTCGACGGCCACGGTCACCGGCGCCAGGCGACGCGCCGGGAGGACGCGCGCCGCGACGCGGCGCTCCGGCAACGCGGCTGGAGCGTCGAGCGTCGAGCTAGTTGA
- a CDS encoding ferritin-like domain-containing protein has protein sequence MPTTRHASAGILSDANAAKREEIVQLLTKAYWMEMETVISYLSNSSNLDGVRAEEIAENLANDVTEELGHAKLFAERIKDLYGTPPGSMDFTPEQTYLQTHEDGTDVVSVIKGVIEAEAGAIEHYTRIIEACDGVDWATQDMVIDILRDEENHLRTFERYLSEYE, from the coding sequence ATGCCAACTACCCGACACGCTTCTGCCGGCATCCTGAGCGATGCCAACGCCGCCAAGCGTGAGGAGATCGTTCAGCTCCTGACGAAGGCGTACTGGATGGAGATGGAGACCGTCATCTCCTACCTCTCGAACTCGTCGAACCTCGATGGCGTGCGCGCCGAGGAGATCGCCGAGAACCTGGCCAACGACGTGACCGAGGAACTCGGCCACGCCAAGTTGTTCGCCGAGCGGATCAAGGATCTGTACGGCACGCCTCCCGGCTCGATGGACTTCACGCCGGAGCAGACCTACCTCCAGACCCATGAGGACGGGACCGACGTGGTCTCCGTCATCAAGGGCGTCATCGAGGCCGAGGCCGGCGCGATCGAGCACTACACGCGCATCATCGAGGCCTGTGACGGCGTCGACTGGGCCACGCAGGACATGGTCATCGACATCCTCCGGGATGAGGAGAACCACCTGCGCACGTTCGAGCGGTACCTCTCCGAGTACGAGTGA
- a CDS encoding SRPBCC family protein, whose amino-acid sequence MKLENDFTVPASIDEAWAFLLDVPRVAPCLPGATVEPETDENGSYKGTMKLKIGPITAQYKGTVKIQEADEANHTVAMRAQAKDARGQGSASATITSSMEETPEGTKVSVVTDMRVTGPAAQFGRGVMQDVSAKLMKRFADCLAEQLSGGTAESEAASTEEKPTDTPKTEDAGVPSASSGVSSAEAETKVPDASSGTPTSTTPPPRQAEDVLDLGEAAGGAVLKRALPLVGGVVALLVLIRIIRR is encoded by the coding sequence ATGAAGCTCGAGAACGATTTCACCGTCCCCGCCTCGATCGACGAGGCCTGGGCCTTCCTGCTGGACGTCCCACGCGTGGCGCCCTGCCTGCCCGGCGCGACCGTCGAGCCGGAGACGGACGAGAACGGCTCCTACAAGGGCACGATGAAGCTCAAGATCGGCCCGATCACCGCGCAGTACAAGGGCACGGTCAAGATCCAGGAGGCCGACGAGGCCAACCACACGGTCGCGATGCGCGCGCAGGCCAAGGACGCGCGCGGCCAGGGCAGTGCCTCCGCCACGATCACGTCCTCGATGGAGGAGACGCCCGAGGGCACGAAGGTCTCCGTCGTCACGGACATGCGCGTCACCGGCCCGGCCGCCCAGTTCGGCCGCGGCGTGATGCAGGACGTGTCCGCGAAGCTGATGAAGCGCTTCGCCGACTGCCTGGCCGAGCAGCTCAGCGGCGGCACCGCGGAGTCCGAGGCGGCCTCGACCGAGGAGAAGCCGACGGACACGCCCAAGACCGAGGACGCCGGCGTGCCGAGCGCCTCGAGCGGCGTCTCGAGCGCGGAGGCCGAGACCAAGGTCCCCGACGCCTCCTCCGGCACGCCGACGTCCACCACGCCGCCCCCGCGGCAGGCGGAGGACGTGCTGGACCTGGGCGAGGCGGCCGGCGGCGCGGTGCTCAAGCGCGCGCTGCCGCTGGTCGGCGGCGTCGTCGCGCTGCTCGTCCTCATCCGCATCATCCGTAGGTGA
- the polA gene encoding DNA polymerase I, with amino-acid sequence MAGGNGDTPRELFLIDGNSLAYRAFFALPESIATSDGRPTNAIFGFASMLVKILTDYGQVPTVVVWDAGLSGRKEISADYKAQRSSRPDLLKLQWPHLQPLVEAFGYSNVSVEGYEADDVIAALTVQAKERGVPVMVVTGDRDAYQLVTDGVRIMSTSRGVTDTKVYDTQAVIDRYGIPPELVPDFIGLKGDTSDNIPGVPGIGDKTAADLLQKFGDLEGVLSNIDNITGAKRKQNLTEHADNARMSKLLATMVRDVPVDIDLEAEFTKTPDRTNLRQVFRDWELRDPLRRLEEALAEAELEAIPRPTDLEKVEVKTGLARNPGDITRLKGEFLALAILPPEVPEGELIPREPKWRFAAYAGGNIALSGEVDSPADVVAAVGDRAVIAHDAKALTEVPGNLVFDTAIAAYLLDPARRGYPLEELTEERGISAEAGDALATRAVLTHELAKQQRPLIVERGLQELLDTVELPLVRVLRETEKEGIKLDTRQLETVATRIRADVADLERQIWTLADEEFVLGSPQQLAAILFDKLGLPRKKRGKTGFSTDNQVLESIRDSHEIVPLIIKYRELSKLAQTYLDALPNWIGEDGRLHTTFEQTTAATGRLSSINPNLQNIPIRTETGREIRACFVPEPGNVLLAVDYSQVELRVLAHVANEPVLKDIFRRGEDVHTETASAVFELPADQLDVAMRSKAKMVNYGIVYGLSAYGLSERLRIPREEAEDFINRYLERFPAVAQFMKDSITQAVEHGYVSTLFGRRRPIPEVRASNWSVRKLGERLAANSIIQGTAADIIKIAMVRSHDALATAGLQTRTILQIHDELLFEGPPEEMDRATEIVTREMVGAIDMDPPLEVDAGVGPNWLAAK; translated from the coding sequence ATGGCCGGAGGCAACGGAGATACCCCACGCGAGCTGTTCCTGATCGATGGCAACAGCCTCGCGTATCGGGCGTTCTTCGCCCTGCCGGAGTCGATCGCGACGTCCGACGGACGCCCCACCAACGCCATCTTCGGCTTCGCGTCGATGCTGGTGAAGATCCTCACGGACTACGGCCAGGTGCCGACCGTCGTGGTCTGGGACGCGGGCCTGTCGGGCCGCAAGGAGATCAGCGCCGACTACAAGGCCCAGCGCTCGTCGCGGCCCGACCTGCTGAAGCTCCAGTGGCCGCATCTCCAGCCGCTCGTCGAGGCCTTCGGCTATTCGAACGTCTCGGTCGAGGGCTACGAGGCCGACGACGTGATCGCCGCGCTCACCGTCCAGGCGAAGGAGCGCGGGGTCCCGGTCATGGTCGTCACGGGTGACCGCGACGCCTACCAGCTCGTCACCGACGGCGTGCGGATCATGTCCACCTCGCGCGGCGTCACGGACACGAAGGTCTACGACACGCAGGCCGTGATCGACCGCTACGGCATCCCGCCGGAGCTCGTCCCGGACTTCATCGGCCTCAAGGGCGACACGAGCGACAACATCCCGGGCGTCCCGGGCATCGGCGACAAGACCGCCGCCGACCTCCTGCAGAAGTTCGGCGACCTCGAAGGCGTCCTGTCGAACATCGACAACATCACCGGCGCCAAGCGCAAGCAGAACCTCACCGAGCACGCCGACAACGCGCGCATGAGCAAGCTGCTCGCGACGATGGTCCGCGACGTCCCGGTGGACATCGACCTCGAGGCCGAGTTCACCAAGACCCCCGACCGCACGAACCTGCGCCAGGTCTTCCGCGACTGGGAGCTGCGCGACCCGCTCCGCCGGCTCGAGGAGGCACTCGCCGAGGCCGAGCTGGAGGCGATCCCGCGCCCGACCGACCTCGAGAAGGTCGAGGTCAAGACCGGCCTCGCGCGCAACCCCGGCGACATCACCCGCTTGAAGGGCGAGTTCCTCGCGCTGGCCATCCTCCCGCCCGAGGTGCCGGAGGGCGAGCTGATCCCGCGCGAGCCCAAGTGGCGCTTCGCCGCCTACGCGGGCGGGAACATCGCGCTCTCGGGCGAGGTGGACAGCCCGGCGGACGTCGTCGCCGCGGTCGGCGACCGCGCCGTCATCGCGCACGACGCCAAGGCCCTCACCGAGGTCCCGGGCAACCTCGTCTTCGACACCGCGATCGCCGCCTACCTGCTCGACCCCGCCCGCCGCGGCTACCCGCTCGAGGAGCTCACGGAGGAGCGCGGCATCTCGGCCGAGGCGGGCGACGCGCTCGCCACCCGCGCCGTGCTCACGCACGAGCTGGCCAAGCAGCAGCGCCCGCTGATCGTCGAGCGCGGCCTGCAGGAGCTGCTGGACACGGTCGAGCTGCCGCTCGTGCGCGTCCTGCGCGAGACCGAGAAGGAGGGCATCAAGCTCGACACGCGCCAGCTGGAGACGGTCGCCACGCGGATCCGGGCCGACGTCGCCGACCTCGAGCGCCAGATCTGGACGCTCGCCGACGAGGAGTTCGTGCTCGGCTCCCCGCAGCAGCTCGCCGCGATCCTGTTCGACAAGCTCGGCCTGCCCCGCAAGAAGCGCGGCAAGACGGGCTTCAGCACGGACAACCAGGTGCTGGAGTCGATCCGCGACTCGCACGAGATCGTCCCGCTGATCATCAAGTACCGCGAGCTGTCCAAGCTCGCCCAGACGTACCTGGACGCGCTGCCGAACTGGATCGGCGAGGACGGCCGCCTGCACACGACGTTCGAGCAGACCACCGCGGCGACCGGGCGGCTGTCGAGCATCAACCCGAACCTGCAGAACATCCCGATCCGGACGGAGACCGGCCGCGAGATCCGCGCCTGCTTCGTCCCGGAGCCGGGGAACGTGCTGCTCGCGGTCGACTACAGCCAGGTCGAGCTGCGCGTGCTGGCGCACGTCGCCAACGAGCCGGTGCTCAAGGACATCTTCCGGCGCGGCGAGGACGTGCACACCGAGACCGCGAGCGCCGTGTTCGAGCTCCCGGCCGACCAGCTGGACGTCGCGATGCGCTCGAAGGCCAAGATGGTCAACTACGGGATCGTCTACGGCCTGTCGGCGTACGGCCTGTCCGAGCGCCTGCGGATCCCGCGCGAGGAGGCCGAGGACTTCATCAACCGCTACCTGGAGCGCTTCCCGGCGGTCGCCCAGTTCATGAAGGACTCGATCACGCAGGCCGTCGAGCACGGCTACGTGAGCACGCTCTTCGGCCGCCGCCGCCCGATCCCCGAGGTGCGCGCGAGCAACTGGAGCGTGCGCAAGCTCGGCGAGCGCCTCGCCGCGAACAGCATCATCCAGGGCACGGCCGCGGACATCATCAAGATCGCGATGGTCCGCAGCCACGACGCGCTGGCCACGGCCGGCTTGCAGACCCGCACCATCCTGCAGATCCACGACGAGCTGCTGTTCGAGGGCCCGCCGGAGGAGATGGACCGCGCGACCGAGATCGTCACGCGCGAGATGGTCGGCGCGATCGACATGGATCCGCCGCTCGAGGTCGATGCCGGGGTAGGCCCCAACTGGCTGGCGGCCAAGTAG
- the coaE gene encoding dephospho-CoA kinase (Dephospho-CoA kinase (CoaE) performs the final step in coenzyme A biosynthesis.) produces MTAPPPFVGLTGGIGAGKSEALAALSRLGAATISTDQVVHDLYEDPSVRDAVVNRWGPSVVADGRVDRRAVAKFAFASDDERGWLEGLLWPLVGQRVAEWRAAPRDPAPLALVVETPLLFEAGLEGNYDATIAIVADEAVRAARAGARGHAALDERTARQLSQGEKAARATYVVENSGSLRDLEQELSGVLAKLNP; encoded by the coding sequence GTGACCGCGCCACCGCCGTTCGTCGGGCTGACGGGCGGCATCGGCGCGGGCAAGTCGGAGGCGTTGGCCGCGCTGAGCCGTCTCGGCGCGGCGACGATCTCCACCGACCAGGTCGTCCACGACCTGTATGAGGACCCGTCGGTTCGCGATGCCGTCGTGAACCGGTGGGGGCCGTCGGTCGTGGCCGATGGGCGCGTCGACCGGCGCGCGGTCGCGAAGTTCGCCTTCGCCAGCGATGATGAGCGTGGCTGGCTGGAGGGACTGCTGTGGCCGCTGGTCGGGCAGCGGGTCGCCGAGTGGCGCGCGGCCCCACGTGATCCGGCGCCGCTCGCGCTGGTCGTCGAGACGCCCCTGCTCTTCGAGGCAGGGCTCGAAGGCAACTACGACGCGACGATCGCGATCGTGGCCGACGAGGCGGTGCGCGCCGCTCGCGCCGGTGCCCGGGGCCACGCGGCCCTGGACGAACGCACAGCCCGGCAGCTCTCACAGGGTGAAAAAGCGGCCCGAGCGACCTACGTTGTAGAGAACTCCGGCAGTTTGCGCGATTTGGAGCAGGAGCTGTCGGGGGTTCTTGCGAAGCTGAACCCATAG
- a CDS encoding lytic transglycosylase domain-containing protein: MLGFLVIGVAVMSLVKPADQVVREIQLPLRHEDIIRQQAADKGVDASLIAAVIYTESRFRNQTSPVGATGLMQLMPDTADYIAHKSGGTQFTQTDLATPQINIAYGTWYLRYLLDKYKGNTILTLAAYNGGEGKVDEWRAVAAARGEKFRVASHVPFKETRDYVTRVLSARKEYRAHHAAELGLN; the protein is encoded by the coding sequence ATGCTGGGCTTCCTCGTGATCGGCGTCGCCGTGATGAGCCTCGTCAAGCCGGCCGACCAGGTCGTGCGCGAGATCCAGCTCCCGCTCCGCCACGAGGACATCATCCGCCAGCAGGCGGCCGACAAGGGCGTCGACGCGTCCTTGATCGCGGCCGTCATATACACCGAGTCGCGCTTCCGCAACCAGACGTCCCCGGTCGGCGCCACGGGCCTGATGCAGCTCATGCCGGACACCGCCGACTACATCGCCCACAAGTCCGGCGGCACCCAGTTCACGCAGACCGACCTGGCTACGCCCCAGATCAACATCGCCTACGGCACCTGGTACCTGCGCTACCTGCTCGACAAGTACAAGGGCAACACCATCCTCACCTTGGCCGCTTACAACGGCGGTGAGGGCAAGGTCGACGAGTGGCGAGCGGTCGCCGCCGCCCGCGGCGAGAAGTTCCGCGTGGCGTCGCACGTGCCCTTCAAGGAGACCCGCGACTACGTGACCCGGGTCCTCAGCGCACGCAAGGAGTACCGCGCGCACCACGCCGCCGAGCTCGGCCTCAACTAG
- a CDS encoding aspartate aminotransferase family protein, giving the protein MSFWHPFADMAAVSKSEFVVERGEGVFVYDTEDRRYFDATASLWYANLGHGRAEIADAVDAQMRKLAAYHTFGDVTNGPANAVGERLAKLAPVEDAKVFLTSGGGDSIEVAAKLARRHFVNAGHPERVHLISRTHGYHGTHGFGTSLGGIEPNVTNWGPLVPQTSVVEYDSLEALEAEIHRVGPDKVAAFFCEPVIGAGGVLLPPDGYIQGVADLCAEHGILLVIDSVICAFGRLGTWFGVERWEDVRPDMITFAKGVTSGYLPLGGVVVSNTIAEPYYTQGGLMFRHGATYAGHPSACAAALAVLDIYEAEDLIPRGRELEGPLADALATLADHPAVGEVRAGLGFLAAIGLHPDADAAAPARLVAGAREQGVLVRAVIGGVAMSPPLISEQEHIDLLVEGLRAGLDRV; this is encoded by the coding sequence ATGAGCTTCTGGCATCCGTTCGCGGACATGGCCGCGGTCTCCAAGAGCGAGTTCGTGGTCGAGCGGGGCGAAGGCGTCTTCGTCTACGACACCGAGGATCGTCGCTACTTCGACGCCACCGCTTCTCTCTGGTACGCCAACCTCGGCCACGGTCGCGCCGAGATCGCCGACGCCGTCGACGCGCAGATGCGCAAGCTCGCGGCGTATCACACGTTCGGGGACGTCACGAACGGCCCGGCCAACGCGGTCGGCGAGCGGCTGGCCAAGCTCGCCCCGGTCGAGGACGCGAAGGTCTTCCTCACCAGCGGCGGCGGCGACTCGATCGAGGTCGCGGCCAAGCTCGCCCGCCGGCACTTCGTCAACGCCGGGCACCCGGAGCGCGTGCACCTGATCAGCCGCACGCACGGCTACCACGGCACGCACGGCTTCGGCACGAGCCTCGGCGGCATCGAGCCCAACGTCACCAACTGGGGCCCGCTGGTGCCGCAGACGAGCGTCGTCGAGTACGACTCGCTCGAGGCGCTGGAGGCGGAGATCCACCGCGTCGGCCCTGACAAGGTCGCGGCCTTCTTCTGCGAGCCCGTGATCGGCGCGGGCGGCGTGCTGCTGCCGCCCGACGGCTACATCCAGGGCGTCGCGGACCTGTGCGCCGAGCACGGCATCCTGCTCGTGATCGACAGCGTGATCTGCGCCTTCGGGCGCCTGGGCACGTGGTTCGGCGTCGAGCGCTGGGAGGACGTGCGCCCCGACATGATCACGTTCGCGAAGGGCGTGACCAGCGGCTACCTGCCGCTCGGCGGCGTGGTCGTGTCGAACACGATCGCGGAGCCGTACTACACGCAGGGCGGGCTGATGTTCCGCCACGGCGCCACCTACGCCGGCCACCCGTCGGCGTGCGCCGCCGCGCTCGCGGTGCTCGACATCTACGAGGCCGAGGACCTGATCCCGCGTGGTCGCGAGCTGGAGGGTCCGCTCGCTGACGCCCTGGCGACGCTCGCCGACCATCCCGCGGTGGGCGAGGTCCGCGCCGGGCTGGGCTTCCTCGCGGCGATCGGGCTGCACCCGGACGCGGACGCCGCCGCGCCGGCGCGTTTGGTCGCGGGTGCGCGTGAGCAAGGTGTCCTCGTGCGGGCCGTGATCGGCGGCGTCGCGATGTCACCGCCCCTGATCAGCGAGCAGGAGCACATCGACCTGCTGGTCGAGGGTCTACGCGCCGGGCTCGACCGCGTGTAG
- the rpsA gene encoding 30S ribosomal protein S1, with protein MLLEIDGKIVPNYDATIVPFEEGDVVTGKVVRIDKDEVLVDIGYKSEGVIPNNELSIRKSVDPNEEVELGEEVDALVLTKEDQDGRLILSKKRARFERAWRKIEAAADSGEPVNGAVIEVVKGGLIVDLGVRGFLPASLVDIRRVPNLDEYLGQTIQTKVIELNRSRNNVVLSRRAVLEEERKEQRQAILERLQPGLIIEGQISNIVDFGAFVDLDGIDGLIHISELSWSHVNHPSEILSIGQTVEVKVLDIDRDRQRISLGLKQTQEDPWQRVVDTYHVGDELEGAVTKVVAFGAFVEILEGVEGLVHISELAQQHVENPREIVAPGDEVKVKILEIDSERRRLSLSIKRVEGQVLPRRTEGVTDAGDLEDMPELGLSEDVFAETPSPADDAAADAEAAAAAEAAEAPEADVAAESEVAESPAVEETPEAAAETEAEAPAEEPEPTQE; from the coding sequence ATGCTCCTCGAAATCGACGGCAAGATCGTCCCGAATTACGACGCCACCATCGTTCCCTTCGAAGAGGGCGATGTCGTCACGGGCAAGGTCGTGCGGATCGACAAGGACGAAGTCCTGGTCGACATCGGATACAAGAGCGAAGGGGTCATCCCCAACAACGAGCTCTCGATCCGCAAGTCGGTCGATCCCAACGAGGAGGTGGAGCTCGGCGAAGAGGTCGACGCTCTCGTTCTCACCAAGGAGGATCAGGACGGCCGCCTGATCCTGTCCAAGAAGCGCGCCCGCTTCGAGCGCGCCTGGCGCAAGATCGAGGCTGCCGCCGACTCCGGCGAGCCCGTCAACGGCGCGGTCATCGAGGTCGTCAAGGGCGGCCTGATCGTGGACCTCGGCGTGCGCGGCTTCCTGCCCGCGTCGCTGGTCGACATCCGCCGTGTGCCGAACCTGGATGAGTACCTGGGTCAGACGATCCAGACCAAAGTTATAGAGTTGAACCGTTCGCGAAACAACGTGGTCCTCTCACGTCGCGCGGTGCTTGAAGAGGAGCGCAAGGAACAGCGTCAGGCCATCCTTGAGCGACTGCAGCCGGGCCTCATCATCGAGGGCCAGATCTCGAACATCGTCGACTTCGGCGCGTTCGTGGACCTGGACGGCATCGACGGACTCATCCACATCTCCGAGCTCTCGTGGTCGCACGTCAACCACCCGAGCGAGATCCTGTCCATCGGCCAGACCGTCGAGGTCAAGGTCCTGGACATCGACCGCGATCGCCAGCGCATCTCGCTGGGTCTCAAGCAGACCCAGGAGGATCCGTGGCAGCGCGTCGTCGACACCTACCACGTGGGTGACGAGCTCGAGGGCGCGGTGACCAAGGTCGTCGCGTTCGGTGCGTTCGTCGAGATCCTCGAGGGTGTCGAGGGCCTCGTGCACATCTCCGAGCTCGCTCAGCAGCACGTCGAGAACCCGCGCGAGATCGTCGCGCCGGGCGACGAGGTCAAGGTCAAGATCCTCGAGATCGACTCCGAGCGGCGCCGCCTCTCGCTCTCGATCAAGCGGGTCGAGGGCCAGGTCCTGCCGCGTCGCACCGAAGGTGTGACGGATGCGGGCGACCTCGAGGACATGCCCGAGCTGGGTCTGTCGGAGGACGTCTTCGCCGAGACGCCCTCGCCGGCGGACGACGCGGCTGCGGACGCCGAGGCGGCTGCCGCTGCGGAGGCCGCGGAGGCCCCGGAGGCCGACGTCGCCGCCGAGTCGGAGGTCGCCGAGAGCCCCGCGGTCGAAGAGACCCCCGAGGCTGCCGCCGAGACCGAGGCCGAAGCTCCCGCCGAGGAGCCCGAGCCCACGCAGGAGTAG
- a CDS encoding alpha/beta hydrolase: protein MNPEVQRILDALPDDGPPAHEVPIEQARQAHLTETEVLAGEGVPVDRVFDDEIAGVPVRVYEPAEATGTIAYLHGGGWVMGSRDSVDAVCRALAGDARARVVSVGYRLAPEHPFPAALDDTLNVVRALEGPVAVAGDSAGGNLAAVAALKLPNVVFQLLIYPVTDAGLNTPSYSEFDGDFGLTAASMRRFFKLYLDGADGLQPDVSPLRADLGAAPPALVITASHDVLRDDGEAYAAALPDAELRRIDGTVHGFWRWQTTEIARTTVREAAAAVRQALG, encoded by the coding sequence GTGAACCCCGAGGTCCAGCGCATCCTCGACGCGCTGCCGGACGACGGTCCGCCCGCGCATGAGGTGCCGATCGAGCAGGCGCGGCAGGCGCACCTGACCGAGACCGAGGTGCTCGCGGGGGAGGGCGTGCCCGTCGACCGCGTCTTCGACGACGAGATCGCCGGCGTGCCCGTGCGCGTGTACGAGCCCGCGGAGGCGACGGGCACGATCGCCTACCTGCACGGCGGCGGCTGGGTGATGGGCAGCCGCGACAGCGTCGACGCGGTCTGCCGCGCGCTCGCCGGCGACGCCCGGGCGCGCGTGGTGAGCGTCGGCTACCGGCTCGCGCCCGAGCACCCGTTCCCGGCGGCGCTCGACGACACGCTGAACGTCGTGCGCGCGCTCGAAGGCCCGGTGGCCGTCGCGGGCGACAGCGCGGGCGGCAACCTGGCCGCGGTGGCGGCGCTCAAGCTCCCGAACGTCGTCTTCCAGCTGCTGATCTACCCGGTCACCGACGCGGGCCTCAACACACCGTCCTACAGCGAGTTCGACGGCGACTTCGGCCTCACGGCGGCGAGCATGCGCCGGTTCTTCAAGCTCTACCTGGACGGCGCCGACGGCCTGCAACCGGACGTGTCCCCGCTCCGGGCGGACCTCGGGGCCGCGCCGCCGGCGCTCGTGATCACCGCCAGCCACGACGTCCTGCGCGACGACGGCGAGGCCTACGCGGCCGCGCTGCCGGACGCCGAGCTGCGCCGCATCGACGGCACCGTGCACGGCTTCTGGCGCTGGCAGACGACCGAGATCGCCCGCACGACGGTCCGCGAGGCCGCGGCGGCCGTCCGGCAAGCGCTAGGTTGA
- a CDS encoding NAD(P)/FAD-dependent oxidoreductase: MPVRATKRGAARVPFPTGADADVLICGASFAGLTVARELRATGARVLILDRYEIGERQTSACAAPTEWLRNLGLEASIRQTFDSLLVHTPRVGKARWPLPFTFSTFDYPQLCDLLFEQTGEAEFDTAKVISRTGQTVSTDRGDVTAPLIVDALGWRRVLGVGDNFQPPDAPLSRGLEVHPKGTGDDLELWIDPRYVDAGYGWAFPADDEVRIGVGSFDPHDPVKQPTLRLVEDVNQSPDGYQGNWIPHRIRPATEDGIFFAGDSAGHCIPLTAEGIRTAFYFGIALGRELRAVLEGRQDKWEALSRYHEFSASHKWKFESMYLAQQSIRHLHGRPLDNVTRAFTRGRISRWAFQNYLEIAPPSYAVPAPPAAAVPAAEEQAA; the protein is encoded by the coding sequence ATGCCCGTACGAGCCACGAAGCGCGGAGCCGCCCGCGTCCCTTTCCCAACCGGCGCGGACGCTGACGTCCTGATCTGCGGCGCCTCCTTCGCAGGCCTCACTGTCGCACGCGAGCTACGCGCGACGGGCGCGCGCGTGCTGATCCTGGACCGGTACGAGATCGGCGAGCGGCAGACCTCGGCGTGCGCCGCGCCGACCGAATGGCTGCGCAACCTTGGCTTGGAAGCGTCGATCCGGCAGACCTTCGACTCGCTGCTCGTGCACACGCCGCGCGTCGGCAAGGCGCGCTGGCCGCTGCCGTTCACGTTCAGCACGTTCGACTACCCGCAGCTCTGCGACCTGCTGTTCGAGCAGACGGGCGAGGCGGAGTTCGACACGGCGAAGGTCATCTCCCGAACAGGTCAAACGGTGAGCACGGACCGGGGCGACGTGACCGCGCCGCTGATCGTCGACGCGCTCGGCTGGCGCCGCGTGCTCGGCGTCGGCGACAACTTCCAGCCGCCGGACGCCCCGCTGAGCCGCGGGCTGGAGGTCCATCCCAAGGGCACGGGCGACGACCTGGAGCTGTGGATCGACCCGCGCTACGTCGACGCCGGCTACGGCTGGGCGTTCCCGGCCGACGACGAGGTCCGCATCGGCGTCGGCTCCTTCGACCCGCACGACCCGGTCAAGCAGCCGACGCTGCGCCTGGTCGAGGACGTCAACCAGTCGCCCGACGGCTACCAGGGCAACTGGATCCCCCACCGCATCCGTCCCGCCACCGAGGACGGGATCTTCTTCGCCGGCGACAGCGCCGGCCACTGCATCCCGCTCACCGCGGAGGGCATCCGCACGGCGTTCTACTTCGGCATCGCGCTCGGGCGTGAGCTGCGGGCGGTGCTCGAAGGCCGTCAGGACAAGTGGGAGGCGCTCTCGCGCTACCACGAGTTCAGCGCGAGCCACAAGTGGAAGTTCGAGTCGATGTACCTCGCGCAGCAGTCGATCCGGCACCTGCACGGCCGGCCGCTGGACAACGTGACGCGTGCGTTCACGCGCGGGCGCATCTCGCGCTGGGCGTTCCAGAACTACCTGGAGATCGCCCCGCCGAGCTACGCGGTCCCTGCTCCCCCCGCCGCCGCGGTGCCGGCAGCGGAGGAACAGGCCGCTTAG